GTAAACATCCCAATTCTTCTCTATTTAACATATTGCCCTTCTATAATactcaacttttattttatgtaagtattaattaccatctggaaaatTATTTATCGACattctaaatattaattacCATCTCATATATacttggaaaataaaaataggtcTGCAGAATATATGAtgtgacaacaacaaaaatatataagaaaataagtatttattagatattgtcaaaatagtatttattaaacatataagaaaaaataagaaCTGGTAGGTTAGCTTGCCAACCTGCTTTCTAATAGAGAGGTTAGGAACTTTAGCATGATTCTACCTATTTTTAATAGGTCAACTGGATCTCATCCAAACAAAATTTCAGTggtaatatttattaatttgaactTAATACTTGTACATTTTGAGcgcaaaaaaatatatattgtaaactAATTAAGATAAATAGTTATAGATTTTGGTACTTgaaaattatttctattaaaatagGTATTTCCAAATTCTTGCAGTAATGGTGATAactaacatttaataaatatgcaAATTTGATCTAGCCGTTATTCTATTACTTTTGAATTGACATGGTTGATATCATAATTTTAACAATATGACATGTTTGCATACTCTTAAATACatgattaaaatgattttaattcaagaacaataaaattacaattaaaactaaatttgcgtatttattaaatattgagagtaaaaaatactaaaaaactTATATAGGCACTAACTATAATACGAGTATATTTCAAAGATGATGCAAACAGGATAGGAATGATTACTGAAGCATTTATGATAGAGGGAAGCAAAAATGTATATTTCttgataatttaatttggttaaattttttttttttaccttgtTACCATGGGCTACTCTAATaataagcaaaaaaaaaaacttaataaaattgtttGCAGGGGAAGGAGTTAAGGTGGCAGTTTCTTCACTAAGAAAGGATGCGGAGATAAATAAAGTGCAGTACTGTGGATATGTAGAACTTAGACGCCCTATTTTCAACAAAGATCACGCATTTACCTTTGGAGAGTTTGATTTACTCACTCCTAGTGATAAAACTGGTGTAAGCTATTCCCTCCCACCTTTCCACAATTCCACCAACCAAACTTTCCCATGATCATTCTCACTTAACTCTACAACCTCACTCTAATGTCTCTCTCAATGTTTGTAATTAGGTGATGCTATGCTACATTAAAATAAGATAGTTGAATCCAAATAAAGCCCCATTATCTGAATCGTGCATTGTATTGTGAATCGCAAGATTCATGATCACTGCTGAAATATAAGACTTGTGTGAGCATGTTAGTCTCTATTCTCAAGCTCTTACTCCAATGGGtcattttttaaacattgaaacaagAACACTAATATGCATAACAACACACTGTTTGGTATGACTGCATAATAAGTTCCAACCTAAAAAGGAAGTTGTTGTAATTACACCAAAAGCATTAATTGGTTTTCATCAAAGTAGCCGCTGAATGCTTCAAATACGACATCCAATTAGCAGTACAAAGACAATTACTTGTTAAAAGATGACCCAAATGCAATAAGAAGCATATAAACTGCATTACcaaattcataaaacaaaacagaaaccGACCCTTTATGCGGTGACATAGATATTTATGTATTGAGGAAGAAGTTATAACAAAAGCattaataatacaaatgaaatgctaataaaaatattaaaatgaaccAAATCATATGAAGTACACGACAATAATACTTTCTACTTTCATAGCACATTCTCCAAGTTAGTACATATGTTCTATTCATCCTAGTCAGAAAGTTTTATGCATAAATATGATTCTTAAGTTGCACATAAAACCTTCAACCCTTGCGTGCACCATCCCATGAACGtttacaataatttttgtatccACCAAGGAATCAAACCACCAGATATCAGTACAAGACATGGCTGAGCTTATTGTCACGAATCATCCATTTTCCTACGCAAATAAATATGCTACTTTTAATTCATAGAAGACCTACAAGTTATTAAAAACACATGAACAAGTACGTAAAACAAATGAGTATTAATGTTAGAAGGTTAAGCAATttatcttccatttccaccCGTAAAAACTATAATAACTTTAGTTCACTCCATATTTGCATAAAATTTGAAGAGTCTAGCTAACAAATGTAAAGAAAAACGGACATAAAAGCATTTAATACCGTTCATTAAATCCTgttaattaataagaaaatgtaAATGATTTCTGATATTTGAAGATATTAAATGCTTATATGGTTTATCTAATGCTATCTAATTTCATCCAGTAATTAGTACCCTGAGAACATTTGTTGGCAAATTCCAAATTTTAACACAGTTAAAAGAAACACCaatctttgtttttcttccttttgcaCTGATTATGCAGAACGTTTATTCGACAGTATTCAGATTGGAGATATATCTTAATTGTACAAACTATAAACATATGCTTACTTATTCTGAGTACGTGGAGGCAACCCAAGTTTTGCTCTTAAATTTGCGCCTGCTTCCATGAGATCTTCCACCTGTATGCGATATTATAAAGTAGGATAAAATAGTCACGTCTGCATATAAAGCATCTGAGAATGATAAAGAGCAGACATATTATTCACAGGAAAAGGGAACCAGATCCCACAGTCAAGTGAAAAGAACATCAATAGTTCTCTTGACATCTATCACAAATTAACAACAAACATTGCACGAGTAATTTTTCCATCCTCTATTCCAAGTTTCTAACAACAAAACTACCTTAAAATAAGAAATGGTAATAGTGAGGTACAAATACAAAACTGTCATAAGATATAACTCccaatttaatttcttttgtatcAATCATGACCATCCATAGTTTGATACATTTCAAAATAACCAAGTAAGAATTCTTGAGTTTGTAATTAAGTGCCAAGAGGGAAAAGGTACCAAACTACCAATCACTAGTATAAAGGTTACTGTACTACATAGGGTTTACAAACGATAAAGGGATAGTAAAAATACTGATTGATTCAAgtaaagaagatggaacatcaCATCTATGTAATACCACGGAAGTTAGaacaaaaatacaatacaaaagCAAAGGAAAATAACAAAGCAATCGAGAGCAAATGCAGGGCAAAGAATTAATCAACTAATTTGAAcccatttaatttattttatattattataagaaaaacaaaccAATTAATTGACCCAAATTAACATGATTTTTAAACAAAAGCTATggaataaacttaaaaataatgagCTAAATATAGAGGATAAAGAACACAAACAAGTTTACAACTTTTGTCATGCACCAAATGCATAACTTTGTCATGTGAATGAAGAATCTGTAAGATTCAAGAGTTTGAAACATTACACCATAGAACCACAGATTGTGCCCCTAGCTTATGTGTAACTGAACAATGGGTACTTCTTCACGACCATTATGCAATTTATAGTGCATCGTTTTTAGCATTTCAATACAACACATCAAATCCTCTACATAGGAAAAACATGATCCTGGTTGAGATAATTCCACCTTGACCTCAGCTGTAGCTTTATGTGTGGATGATATCATTAACCCTACCTCCTCTGACTTTTTTTCAGTACTCACCTCTCATTCCTAATATGTCTAACACTCACAATACTTCCATATTAAAAGCACAGCACAGAAAAACTAACTTTAACTTCAAGTTTGTTATCTCTACATGATGTTTAAGTCAAAGAACAATTTCATCCAAAATACCAAAGACAGCACATTGGTGCTTCTTTCTACATTGTTTAACAACCTAAGGAAttcaaagaacaaaaatatatctgACACAATTTTTCCACATAATGTAGAGACTCACTCATTTAGAATTAATAAGTAATTTGATATCATGTGAAACTAGTCATAATGACAGCTCTGTTTACTATAAGTATTTGTCTTCACTGTTCAAGCAAACGAACTATGCAGTTTGCACAGAAAGATCAACTTCAATTTGATTTGGCCtcaatttttcaatattcaacTACACCAACATCAAGCACCTTGTTCATTTTAcagatttatttaaaaatcatacCATTTGCCAATAATTTTGCAACTGATGTTACTCAAGTGTCAAATAAATCAATCAAGAGCTGAGTGGGACCGATTATCATATCTAGATTTTCATGAAAGCCATGGGAGAACAATGCACGGACATGATTTAGTCAGTGCTGCTAAAGTATGGCCGAACATTAGTAATAGGAAAATCACATTTAAGGCTTTTTTCCGtagttaaaaatagtttttttctgGTCAATGATCTAAATACAAGAGTTACTTACCGTCCAATGAAACCAGTAACTTATTTCAGTTCCACCTTAAAATAACTAAACCACCATAGTTTCTTTCTTCCAACTCTAGCAGCAGTGTATACACTACTATCCTCTTTCAAGCTCAAACTTCCTTGATAACTTGCACTACCCAAAAACCTAACGTTTCCACGTATAAACAAACCAAAACCACTAAGAAGGCATTTCATTCACATCCAACTTCAGTCTGCAACTAACAAACCCTTCATTGACCTGTCACTCACAACTAGAATTCCACTGCCTAATACAAATCACAAAACTTTAGAACTCATGTGACACTCCCTCCCTTGTTAATCTAAATTGCTCAGAAGCAGCACTTTTTGCCTTCACTACAAAccaataaacaaaaaatgaaaccAAAACCCATTTCAGAATTCACTCGCTAGAACCACCTAAATCCCATCAATTTCTTTCCCCACTAAAAAAACTACATTTCATCCACGTCCACCACACTCCACGGGCATCAAACCCTCTTTCAAATTCAATGCAACAAAGATATGTCCATCATCCTTCCACCCAAAACAAAATGGTGATCCCTAACGAGACCacaaacatgaaacataaagcGAGATAGTCAAAAAACAGAAAATGGAATAGTGACAGCAGTACCCCGTTGATTCCATTTGATTGGAGGAGGAGGACGGAGGCGGAGGCGGCGCTGCCGAGGAAGAGGGAGGCAACGGTGAAGGCTTTGAGAGGCATGAAGCGCGAATCGCCTGCGTACCCTTTGGCGTAGGAACGCATACCCAAACCCATTTGAGCAGCGGCGGCTACACCCCACCACCATCGGATCCCAGTCTCACTGTTGTTGCCACCGCCGGTGatttcctccatctccatcttcTCTTCCGATTCTCAGGTTTACAATTAACTTTACTCAATCACCAGCAAGGCTTCTTCTTCTATCTCCCTTCAGAGAGGAACACGCAGAGCTTGGAAATTTTCACCACTAGCAGCAGAAGGGATATTAGAAGGGTaaaatgttttgtcttttttctttttcgttttaatttgaaaatattttatatttaattatatgtttatagtCAATACgtaaagattatatattttaaactattttctaTTGTACCCTTTTAACTgttgtttaattaaaatatttttattatttagtaagATATAGAACTCAACAATCTCTCCCAAAGTGTTTAACttcttaattcaaaattattatattagcTATCtgactttttatttcttttacaaaattatttatttttacaatttttaaaattataatatttaacacagtaaataatgttattaagttaaaaattataattctccACGAAGACTAAAATTCTTGTTAGAATTCAAGTAAAacaaataagatattttatcattttgatCAGTGTAAAGAAGGTTTTAGAAATAATGTTAAAAGAGAGCATTTCATAAAAGAGTTTGATAATCTTTCGTACAAGATGTAATAGAATTATCTATTTACATGAATGAAGCATCTAAATGGATCGGCTTTTGATAAGTATTTGATAAATATTGCagcttatttaaaaataagattaaatatctttttaatttttaaaccattacatgaaattttatttaaaccatTACATGAAATTTTTCTTcgttttaatatatagtttaatttttaaatttaaaaaataaataaatataatctttgTCGTcgcataatattattattatttgttgacatgacaaataatattattatttgttatcaaATGTGTGTTCACGTCACTATATAATATACACAtgataacatatttttttacatcaacaaacttttaaacatttattaataaaatttggattaaaagtgatttaaagtttaagatatgaacaaaatttaatttcacattaaagttaaaaaacttaaaatatatttaacttttaaaaaattatacatatacaatatatttcatcttttataaaaacattttaccttttaatataaaacaaaaacatatcttaatctttttaaaataactataaatatttgtgaacttaatttaagtttaaatatcttaaataatagttaaattttaaataaaaaaataatatacatattgatacgtaaaataatacaaattattataaaaaataaattttaatttaataaaataaaatagaatcatatatatatatatataagtgtaaaataaaatattagtgtatatgtttttttattaatacaatATCGTCTAAGAGAGACCTTTGATCTGGAAGTTTAACAATcaacattaaaatgaaataattgtgCACAAATCATCTAGTTACCTTTAACGGAAAAAAGATATGTAAAAAAAACGTCTAAAGATTAGAAGCATCTTTGTGTCAAGccaaattaaagtaaaaatcaAGGTTACATTTAAAGCTACATAAGCTGTTAAACGACAAAAGAGATAAGTTGAAATAACATAGAAGCATAGAAGAagcctaaaaatatatatttacatagtAGTAATGAGCATAAAGTGtctaaataaaactaacaaaacATTAAGCATAAGAATCAGTTAAACTAACACATGTCTTGCAATGAGTATTATTCACATAAAATATGCTTAAagttagagctgtcaaaacgggtaacccggcccgacccgacccgacccaacccaccacgggttgaccacttagtgagtcaatccaacccggctcatttattagcgagccaaaaaaattcgaacccgacccgacccaccacgggttggctcattggctcacttaattaacttttttttcaccttcttcttctcagattcttataacatgttactttgatcgatcaaattgaaacaataataattgaaccaattgatataaaagaaaatgaaacaaaagaaatatattgctatatatattctaagctatcaagcgtAAAATTTTGTCAATCTAATTTAGTGAGACatacaagaaactacatatagacgttaacaaaaatatatagcacaagataaaattgtcatgcttgtagataggtctaaaaacaagataaaacaaatgatatattcccgaattatccaatctataatattatccatctattaaattggagtcctgaatggataaatccacagtattatgctctcttgaaacatcttcttctttatctccatctataatattatccaatctataatcttaggttTTTATTTGCGAAggggaacttttggaaagacagcAATGCAAAATgctctattgctaagtaaaggttgtgcattttgaataattaatttaattaatttgatttcaataaaaaaataggatttgaataattaatttaatttaattaaaaaaataggtgggttggtgagccaacccgacccaccacaggttcaacccgtgtgagccgggttcttagtgagccgaatcaaaattggctcgcataaaaaattttgcatttttttccaatCCAACCCAACTCAAACCCGTGATGAGCCGAGTTGACTCACGGGTTTCAATCCATTTTGACTGCACTACTTAAAGTAAAAGAATACACCTTAAGTCTAAAAGACAAACACTTCATTTGAGACATAACACAAAACAAATAGCGTTCCATAACAAATCAATactacaaaaagaaagaaagtttgcTAGCACAAGATCAAGATAGTCTAACATCTTCACATTGTTTAAGGACCAATAAATAAGACTATGAGCAAAATAGATGATTAAAAAG
This sequence is a window from Vigna angularis cultivar LongXiaoDou No.4 chromosome 2, ASM1680809v1, whole genome shotgun sequence. Protein-coding genes within it:
- the LOC108327112 gene encoding uncharacterized protein LOC108327112 isoform X1, with product MEMEEITGGGNNSETGIRWWWGVAAAAQMGLGMRSYAKGYAGDSRFMPLKAFTVASLFLGSAASASVLLLQSNGINGVEDLMEAGANLRAKLGLPPRTQNKKMDDS
- the LOC108327112 gene encoding uncharacterized protein LOC108327112 isoform X2, encoding MEMEEITGGGNNSETGIRWWWGVAAAAQMGLGMRSYAKGYAGDSRFMPLKAFTVASLFLGSAASASVLLLQSNGINGVEDLMEAGANLRAKLGLPPRTQNKSSMN